The Zobellia alginiliquefaciens genome contains a region encoding:
- a CDS encoding SusC/RagA family TonB-linked outer membrane protein codes for MNQQSKFSSLCPGGIGKVEGGKWLSFILIFLVFNYQSFAFSEKLELSPSQDFSISGSVLDNTGLPLPGASVVEKGTDNGTQTDFDGNFVLDLSSGDAILVVTYMGFSTKEIAVDNQEQVKIVLEENVSALDEIVVVGYGTQSKKDITGSISVVDGDDVTSRNVTNVSNALQGAVAGVSVTRSSGAPGAGNTINIRGITTLQGDSSPLILVDDVPVDDINDVNPDQIESISVLKDGASSSLYGSRAAAGVIIITTKRGKEGVYRVSYSGEVIVNTPTETRENVSVSRYLQMDNEKAWNDNGNTGVEDPTWSNDYISNYDANHLANPDQYPDTDWQDLILKNASFGYRHNISISGGSERIKSNLTMGYEYQDAIYDNSDWDRYTARINNDIKISDKIGANIDFALKLTTNNNPVVDPTDLALNSGPNYPAVWEDGRLAGGKSGENAYAVLQSGGFQTSESYLFYGKVGAYYKPVEGLKLSVNVAPNFNFNKYKFFNKAIPYWDYDDPNQTGVPNYISGHNDSQNYLLENRTNDKTLTTQALVNYDKEFGNHSVSGVLGYEEFSADYETLSVRGNEFVSAEYPYLSQAPIDGVFDNGSTISENAYTSYFGRLAYDYKDTYYLQANVRRDGSSRFGKDHRWGSFPSISAGWVLSNEKFMNSLSETISFLKFRASYGSLGNDRLGNYLYLSVLQFSNALIANGNDVEAVRSAAQRYLAVEDVTWETTISKNVGIDLSMFNSSLSLTADYYIKDTEDMLLSLSIPSLIGYEDPTVNVGSMKTEGWEMALSYKNSIGDFNYSVSANIFDSKSTVGDINDKRLISGNVISEEGEEFRSWYGYVSDGIYQSQEEIDNSAVTSASVMPGDVRYKDISGPDGVPDGVINELDKQHLGGSLPRYQYGGTINLKYKNFDFGVTVQGVGKQKFYLDQSYIRPFLYNWQAVNSIYDNNYYSNYNTPAQNMSAEYPRLSESSSSNNYRFSDFWLKDGSYTRIKNITLGYTLPSDFMQSSPFTSLRVYASGNDLFSFDSLPDGIDPEQQSGYLITKSFILGLKANF; via the coding sequence ATGAATCAACAATCAAAGTTTAGTTCGCTATGCCCTGGTGGTATAGGTAAAGTAGAGGGGGGTAAATGGCTCAGTTTCATTTTAATCTTCTTAGTTTTTAATTATCAGTCTTTTGCCTTTTCTGAAAAACTTGAGCTTTCACCGAGCCAAGATTTCTCTATCTCTGGAAGTGTGCTCGATAACACTGGGCTGCCTTTGCCAGGAGCCTCTGTTGTAGAAAAAGGAACCGACAATGGAACCCAGACCGATTTTGACGGAAATTTTGTCCTTGACCTTTCTTCCGGTGATGCCATATTAGTAGTGACATACATGGGTTTCTCAACAAAAGAAATAGCGGTAGACAATCAGGAACAAGTTAAGATTGTCCTTGAAGAAAATGTTTCAGCTTTAGATGAAATTGTTGTTGTAGGCTACGGAACCCAATCCAAAAAAGATATTACCGGATCAATTAGTGTAGTTGATGGTGATGATGTAACCTCAAGAAATGTAACCAATGTATCTAACGCGTTGCAAGGTGCGGTAGCTGGGGTTAGCGTAACTCGTAGTAGTGGTGCTCCTGGAGCAGGGAACACAATCAACATACGTGGTATAACCACCTTACAAGGCGATAGTTCTCCTTTAATATTGGTAGATGATGTTCCCGTAGATGATATTAACGACGTAAATCCTGATCAGATTGAAAGTATTTCGGTTCTTAAAGATGGTGCCTCGTCTTCCCTCTACGGATCCAGAGCAGCGGCAGGAGTTATTATAATTACCACTAAACGAGGAAAAGAAGGTGTCTATAGGGTGTCTTATAGTGGAGAAGTTATAGTTAATACCCCTACCGAGACCAGAGAAAATGTAAGTGTCTCTCGTTATCTTCAAATGGATAATGAGAAAGCATGGAACGATAATGGAAATACAGGAGTAGAAGACCCAACTTGGTCAAATGATTATATTTCTAATTACGATGCAAACCACTTGGCAAACCCTGATCAATATCCAGATACGGATTGGCAAGATCTTATTTTAAAAAATGCATCGTTCGGTTACCGTCATAATATAAGTATTAGCGGAGGTTCTGAACGTATTAAATCTAACCTTACCATGGGTTACGAATACCAAGATGCCATATACGACAATAGTGATTGGGATAGGTACACTGCACGTATAAATAATGATATTAAAATTTCTGATAAAATAGGAGCCAATATTGATTTCGCCTTAAAATTGACAACGAACAACAACCCTGTTGTAGATCCTACTGACTTGGCCTTAAATTCAGGTCCTAATTATCCTGCGGTATGGGAAGATGGACGTCTTGCCGGTGGAAAATCTGGGGAAAACGCTTATGCGGTATTGCAAAGCGGAGGATTTCAGACCAGTGAGTCCTATTTGTTTTATGGTAAAGTAGGGGCTTATTATAAACCTGTTGAAGGCTTAAAGCTATCAGTAAATGTAGCTCCTAATTTTAACTTCAATAAATACAAGTTTTTCAATAAAGCAATTCCATATTGGGATTATGATGACCCTAATCAAACAGGCGTTCCTAATTATATTTCGGGCCATAATGATAGTCAGAACTACCTCTTGGAAAATAGAACTAATGACAAAACATTAACCACACAGGCGCTCGTAAATTATGACAAGGAGTTTGGAAACCATTCCGTAAGCGGGGTTCTTGGTTATGAAGAATTTTCTGCGGATTATGAAACCCTAAGTGTGCGAGGAAATGAATTCGTAAGCGCTGAATACCCTTACTTAAGTCAAGCACCTATAGATGGAGTGTTCGATAATGGATCAACGATATCTGAGAACGCATACACCTCTTATTTTGGTAGATTGGCTTATGACTATAAAGACACCTACTATTTACAGGCCAATGTACGTAGAGATGGGTCGTCTCGTTTTGGTAAAGATCATAGATGGGGATCGTTCCCATCTATTTCAGCAGGCTGGGTCTTGTCCAACGAAAAGTTTATGAATTCGTTGAGCGAAACCATTTCATTCTTAAAATTTAGAGCTTCCTACGGTTCTTTAGGAAACGATCGCTTAGGTAACTACTTATACCTTTCCGTACTTCAATTTAGCAATGCATTAATTGCAAATGGTAATGATGTGGAAGCCGTTCGTTCTGCCGCCCAAAGATACTTGGCGGTAGAGGATGTTACTTGGGAAACTACAATTTCAAAAAACGTAGGTATTGACCTTTCCATGTTCAACAGTTCTTTGTCCTTAACGGCGGACTATTATATAAAGGATACGGAAGATATGTTACTTAGTTTAAGTATACCTTCTTTAATAGGTTATGAAGATCCTACCGTAAATGTCGGGAGTATGAAGACCGAAGGATGGGAAATGGCCCTATCGTATAAAAATAGTATTGGTGATTTCAATTATTCCGTCTCTGCCAACATATTTGATTCAAAGTCAACCGTAGGCGATATTAACGATAAACGACTTATTTCCGGTAATGTCATTTCGGAAGAAGGTGAAGAGTTTAGGTCTTGGTATGGATACGTATCGGACGGTATATACCAGTCTCAAGAAGAAATAGACAATTCTGCTGTTACCAGTGCTTCAGTAATGCCAGGTGATGTGCGCTATAAAGATATTAGTGGCCCAGATGGTGTTCCAGATGGTGTTATCAATGAGCTTGATAAGCAACATTTAGGAGGGTCATTACCTAGATATCAATATGGAGGAACCATAAACCTTAAGTACAAGAATTTTGATTTTGGGGTTACCGTTCAAGGTGTAGGCAAGCAAAAGTTCTATCTAGATCAAAGTTACATTCGTCCTTTCTTGTATAACTGGCAAGCTGTCAATAGCATCTATGACAACAACTACTACAGTAATTACAATACACCTGCGCAAAATATGAGTGCTGAGTATCCACGTTTATCCGAAAGTTCATCTAGCAATAATTACCGATTCTCTGACTTTTGGCTTAAAGATGGATCTTACACAAGAATAAAGAATATCACCTTGGGTTATACCTTGCCTTCTGACTTTATGCAGAGTTCACCGTTTACAAGTTTAAGGGTGTATGCCTCCGGTAACGACCTATTCTCTTTTGACAGTTTGCCGGATGGAATTGATCCTGAGCAACAGAGTGGATACTTGATTACTAAATCATTCATTTTAGGTCTAAAAGCTAACTTCTAA
- a CDS encoding RagB/SusD family nutrient uptake outer membrane protein, with product MKEYIHKIGYTLFLVVGFLFNSCTELDLVQEDAASSATWYQTKDQFRQSLNEGYREVFWPLDEVYEGMDDDWQRRDVLNAIKAGNISSEYPKSNTDWSNLYKAIARVLVVVGQLENQTVLSAEEAEQYRGEADFLRASYYSYLITHFGDVPFYEDELSIDESFEIERTSKETIKQKLYTYYDNAAASLPLSYNGLEYATKGAAYAMKARLALYMGDYEIAAEASKNVIDLGLYELYPNYAELFEPTTKNSVETIFHIARNTDLNVIRNDNVRDFLPRNHGGYAGRNPTWELLASYECVDGMPVDESPLFDPQNPFKNRDPRLLATIAPFGSLEDGDGLEPKDGSNFMDIEYNPHPESKEVFDFENNVEIKNQDTRSIGAFAAFNGLLFKKGVTKDWKDYRTDPDLIVIRYADVLLMYAEAKIELNEIDQSVLDAMNAVRDRAYANSNFENPAISTTDQTELRYKVRNERRAELAFEGRRYMDLIRWRLAEKALTGFTYGLLNVTADAEVSVAPTGPLMDDLVNEGLWFWGQTPEIGEDGLPDFSNLLNAGYCRTLNVTTFPERQYLFPIPEEDRLLNSNLTQNPGY from the coding sequence ATGAAAGAATATATTCATAAAATAGGCTATACATTATTTCTTGTTGTAGGTTTTCTCTTCAACTCTTGTACTGAACTCGATTTGGTTCAAGAAGATGCGGCGAGCTCTGCAACTTGGTATCAAACCAAAGACCAGTTTAGACAATCTTTAAATGAAGGTTACCGAGAAGTGTTCTGGCCCTTGGATGAAGTTTATGAGGGTATGGACGATGATTGGCAACGTCGAGACGTTCTTAATGCCATAAAAGCTGGTAATATTTCTTCTGAATACCCCAAGTCAAATACAGATTGGTCAAATCTTTATAAGGCTATCGCCCGGGTTTTAGTTGTTGTAGGTCAGTTAGAGAACCAAACCGTTTTGAGCGCAGAAGAAGCCGAACAATATAGGGGTGAGGCCGATTTTTTGAGGGCTTCGTACTATTCTTATCTTATTACTCATTTTGGTGATGTGCCTTTCTATGAAGATGAGTTAAGTATAGATGAATCTTTTGAAATTGAACGTACTTCAAAAGAGACCATTAAACAGAAATTATATACCTATTATGACAATGCAGCAGCATCCCTTCCGTTGTCCTATAACGGGTTAGAATATGCAACAAAAGGGGCAGCTTATGCAATGAAAGCTCGTTTGGCATTATATATGGGGGATTATGAAATAGCTGCGGAAGCATCTAAAAACGTCATAGACTTAGGCTTGTATGAGCTGTACCCAAACTACGCTGAGCTTTTTGAACCGACCACGAAGAATTCGGTTGAAACTATTTTTCATATTGCTAGAAATACAGATCTGAACGTTATCAGAAACGATAATGTCCGAGACTTTTTACCTAGAAATCATGGTGGATATGCGGGACGAAACCCAACTTGGGAGCTTTTGGCATCTTATGAATGTGTAGACGGTATGCCAGTAGACGAATCGCCTCTTTTTGACCCTCAGAACCCATTTAAGAATAGGGATCCGCGTTTGTTGGCTACCATTGCCCCGTTTGGTTCTTTGGAAGATGGAGATGGTCTAGAGCCCAAGGACGGCTCCAATTTTATGGATATTGAGTACAATCCGCATCCGGAAAGTAAAGAGGTGTTTGATTTTGAAAACAATGTTGAAATTAAAAACCAAGACACTAGGTCTATTGGGGCATTTGCGGCATTCAATGGTCTTTTATTTAAAAAGGGTGTTACTAAAGATTGGAAAGATTACCGAACAGATCCAGATTTAATCGTAATAAGATATGCGGATGTGCTTCTTATGTATGCCGAAGCTAAAATTGAGTTGAACGAAATAGATCAATCTGTTTTAGATGCTATGAATGCCGTAAGAGACAGAGCTTATGCGAATTCTAATTTTGAAAATCCTGCAATATCAACTACGGACCAAACCGAATTGCGGTACAAGGTCCGTAATGAGCGAAGGGCAGAACTTGCGTTTGAGGGTCGTAGATATATGGATTTGATTAGATGGAGGTTGGCAGAGAAAGCGCTTACGGGTTTCACTTATGGTCTTTTAAATGTTACTGCAGATGCAGAAGTTAGTGTGGCGCCAACAGGCCCATTAATGGATGACTTGGTGAATGAAGGACTATGGTTTTGGGGTCAAACACCGGAAATAGGAGAAGACGGGCTTCCCGATTTCTCTAATTTATTGAATGCCGGGTATTGCCGTACGTTAAACGTTACAACATTTCCGGAGCGTCAATATCTTTTTCCTATTCCAGAAGAAGATAGGTTGTTGAATTCTAATCTTACCCAAAATCCTGGGTATTAA